In Candidatus Nitrosarchaeum limnium SFB1, the following proteins share a genomic window:
- a CDS encoding asparagine synthase: protein MDEMYEKLLENIKNSISETVKEKKIGIAFSGGVDSALVSKICSVMSYDVTLLTIGFAESHDILFAKEVNAFLKYPHHILEIDPETFPEISSKVNQAINTENLSWNENCIAFYYVSKLANSLNLDTVITANGIDELFCGYNAYREAFSGGESQITKVMDTKLDNELKMMKAVNLVASEFKVKIVQPLLSSQFIEYAKTIPLSEKIHDSEDLYRKHIIRKLASTVGVPEISYTKRKKALQYGSKIHKALLKTR from the coding sequence ATGGATGAAATGTATGAGAAATTACTAGAAAACATCAAAAATTCAATTTCTGAAACTGTAAAAGAAAAGAAAATTGGAATTGCTTTTTCAGGTGGTGTTGATAGCGCATTAGTCTCAAAAATTTGTTCAGTTATGAGCTATGATGTTACACTATTAACAATTGGATTTGCTGAATCACATGATATTTTGTTTGCAAAAGAAGTTAACGCATTTCTCAAATACCCTCATCATATTTTAGAAATTGATCCAGAAACTTTTCCTGAAATTTCTTCAAAGGTTAACCAAGCAATAAACACTGAAAATTTATCATGGAATGAAAATTGTATTGCATTTTATTATGTATCCAAATTAGCAAACAGTCTAAACCTTGACACTGTGATTACTGCTAATGGTATAGATGAATTATTTTGTGGATATAATGCATATCGAGAAGCATTTTCTGGAGGAGAGTCACAAATTACTAAAGTGATGGATACTAAACTAGACAATGAACTCAAAATGATGAAGGCTGTAAATCTTGTCGCATCTGAATTCAAAGTAAAGATAGTTCAGCCTCTTTTATCGTCACAATTCATAGAATACGCAAAAACTATTCCTCTCTCTGAAAAAATTCATGATTCTGAGGATCTGTATCGTAAACACATTATTAGAAAATTAGCAAGTACTGTAGGAGTTCCTGAAATTTCTTACACAAAAAGAAAAAAAGCATTACAATATGGTTCTAAAATTCATAAGGCATTACTAAAAACAAGATGA
- a CDS encoding valyl-tRNA synthetase — MEPKIAEKAWNPELEKEILKQWVNEKIYEFIPKDDNFTIDTPPPYPSGRPWHIGAAAHYSQIDMIARTARMAGKNVYFPIGIDRNGLPVEIYTEKKHNIRMRETERGEFLKLCRSALDDLEAEMILIMKSLGISGDFANYYRTDSEEYRTLTQSTFIDLWKKGQVYLANRPNNYDWVSGTTIADAEITYEDLPTKLVYMKFQIKDTDKEIIIASTRPELLCACKTIIVNPEDERYTNYVGKKVIVPITNVEVELRTHHSARQEFGSGAVMVCSYGDQNDVALFRELELKEIVAIGLDGKMTEAAGEYVGLKPKQARTKIIEDLEKNGFVEKIEDIIHRTPVSERSKNPIEIIPMEEYYLKQKEAIEKMKKLGQEITFYPAMHKQILMNWLESINIDWPISRRRYYGTEIPIWYCKSCSEPHVPEPGKYYKPWLEKCPINNCSKCKGTEFVGEERTFDTWMDSSVSPLFVSKYNKDQKFFNKVYPTSIRPQAKDIVRTWLYYTLLRCEQLTGKKPWSEAWVMGYGLDEKGMKMSKSKGNAIDPLPVIEQFGADTFRFWSASEINHGYDFRCNEQKIESTKKFLSKLWNVSRFLSSFPVIESGIPTETDKWILAELDNLIKECKKGYDEYNFFIPAIAIREFTWNLFAAHYIEMVKARAYGIGFSDEERDGAIYTLHKTLSTILKLLAPITPFITEHLWKTLYSSESIHKQKQVTSESIENNNKITKEITEFNSKVWNEKKAQNLSLKDSIKITIPESLEHFKKDLKSMHNLDDS, encoded by the coding sequence ATGGAACCAAAAATTGCAGAAAAAGCTTGGAACCCAGAATTAGAAAAAGAAATTCTAAAACAATGGGTTAATGAAAAAATTTATGAATTTATTCCAAAGGATGATAATTTCACAATAGATACACCTCCACCTTATCCATCTGGCAGACCATGGCACATAGGTGCAGCAGCACACTATTCTCAAATAGACATGATAGCACGCACTGCAAGGATGGCTGGAAAAAATGTGTATTTTCCAATAGGAATTGACAGAAACGGTCTTCCTGTAGAAATCTACACAGAAAAAAAACACAACATCAGAATGCGTGAGACTGAAAGAGGAGAATTTCTAAAATTATGTAGATCAGCATTGGATGATTTAGAAGCTGAAATGATATTGATTATGAAAAGTTTAGGAATTAGTGGAGATTTTGCAAATTACTATAGAACAGATTCTGAAGAATATAGAACATTAACCCAATCTACATTTATTGATCTTTGGAAAAAAGGACAAGTCTATCTTGCAAACAGACCAAATAACTATGATTGGGTTTCAGGTACTACTATTGCAGATGCAGAAATTACATATGAAGATTTACCGACTAAACTAGTTTACATGAAATTCCAAATTAAAGATACAGATAAAGAAATAATCATTGCAAGTACAAGACCAGAACTTCTTTGCGCATGTAAAACCATAATTGTAAATCCAGAAGATGAAAGATACACAAATTATGTTGGAAAAAAAGTGATTGTTCCAATAACTAATGTAGAAGTTGAACTTAGAACACATCATTCAGCTCGTCAAGAATTTGGTTCTGGTGCAGTTATGGTCTGTAGTTATGGTGATCAAAACGATGTTGCATTATTTAGAGAATTGGAATTAAAAGAGATTGTTGCAATAGGATTGGATGGAAAGATGACAGAAGCAGCTGGAGAATATGTTGGATTAAAACCTAAACAGGCCAGAACAAAAATTATTGAAGATTTAGAAAAAAATGGATTTGTAGAAAAAATTGAAGACATTATTCATAGAACTCCAGTATCTGAACGAAGTAAAAATCCAATTGAGATAATTCCAATGGAAGAATACTATCTAAAACAAAAAGAGGCAATTGAAAAGATGAAAAAATTAGGACAAGAAATTACGTTTTATCCTGCTATGCACAAACAAATTTTGATGAATTGGCTGGAATCTATCAATATTGATTGGCCAATATCACGAAGAAGATACTATGGGACTGAAATTCCTATTTGGTACTGCAAAAGTTGTTCTGAACCTCATGTTCCAGAGCCTGGAAAATACTACAAACCATGGCTTGAAAAATGCCCCATCAATAATTGTTCTAAATGTAAAGGAACTGAATTTGTAGGAGAAGAAAGAACTTTTGATACTTGGATGGATTCTAGTGTATCACCGCTTTTTGTTAGCAAATACAACAAAGATCAAAAATTTTTCAACAAAGTGTATCCTACATCGATTCGTCCTCAAGCAAAAGATATTGTAAGAACTTGGCTATACTATACACTTCTGAGATGTGAGCAACTTACTGGAAAAAAGCCATGGTCAGAAGCATGGGTTATGGGGTATGGTCTTGATGAGAAAGGAATGAAGATGAGTAAAAGTAAAGGAAATGCAATTGATCCTTTGCCAGTTATTGAACAGTTTGGAGCTGATACTTTTAGATTTTGGAGTGCAAGTGAAATTAATCACGGATATGATTTTAGATGTAACGAACAAAAAATTGAATCAACAAAAAAATTCCTCAGTAAGTTATGGAATGTATCTAGATTTCTATCTAGCTTCCCAGTAATTGAGTCAGGAATTCCTACAGAGACGGATAAATGGATACTAGCTGAATTGGATAACTTAATCAAAGAATGTAAAAAAGGATATGATGAATATAATTTCTTTATTCCTGCGATTGCGATTAGAGAATTTACTTGGAACCTTTTTGCTGCACATTATATTGAGATGGTAAAAGCTAGAGCATACGGTATTGGATTTTCAGATGAAGAAAGAGACGGTGCAATATACACATTACATAAAACATTGTCAACGATTTTAAAATTATTAGCACCGATTACTCCATTTATCACTGAACATCTTTGGAAAACATTGTATTCATCAGAAAGCATACACAAACAAAAACAAGTTACATCAGA
- a CDS encoding adenylosuccinate lyase: MAILPIDGGRYGTKEMMAIFSEQKKIDYQLEIEGAAALSQSEIGIIPKTVGKKIYNAAISGKINAKRIKELESKSDHDTAALVESLSEKCTKDARPWIHFGLTSNDLVDTSNSMQMRDALKIIEPKVAKMASILSKRAIQHGKIPAVGRTHGQHASIISFGLKFANWAAEMAKHIERIEEMKKRVLICKTLGVVGTGSLMGAKSLEVQKRVAKKLNLFPAEVTTQIIPRERYAEYVFELALIGATLEKIAVEIRNLQRTEIGEVAEQFKKGQMGSSAVPVKRNPIKSERVTSLSKILRSQVAITFENIPLWHERDLSNSANERFVLPTAAILVDEMLETMIKIISNLIVNEKRIVENLYITKGQIFAEFVLEALIKKGIPRFVAYKDVQRVAFEANDKGIQYIDAIKNDKAFTSNLTDKEIDSIFSPEKHLGASPVIINNVKKSVQKTVARFI, translated from the coding sequence GTGGCAATTTTACCAATTGATGGTGGGCGTTATGGTACTAAAGAGATGATGGCTATTTTTAGTGAACAAAAAAAAATTGATTATCAATTAGAAATTGAAGGTGCAGCCGCATTATCACAAAGCGAAATAGGAATTATTCCAAAAACGGTAGGTAAGAAAATTTACAATGCTGCAATATCAGGAAAAATTAATGCTAAAAGAATCAAAGAATTAGAATCAAAAAGCGATCACGATACTGCTGCTTTAGTTGAATCACTAAGTGAAAAATGTACTAAAGATGCCAGGCCATGGATTCATTTTGGATTGACAAGTAATGATTTGGTAGATACAAGTAATTCTATGCAAATGAGGGATGCACTAAAAATTATTGAACCCAAAGTTGCAAAAATGGCATCAATCTTATCAAAGAGGGCAATTCAACATGGAAAGATTCCAGCAGTTGGAAGAACACATGGACAGCATGCAAGCATAATTTCATTTGGATTAAAATTTGCAAACTGGGCAGCAGAGATGGCAAAACACATAGAAAGAATTGAAGAGATGAAAAAGCGTGTTTTAATTTGTAAAACACTCGGTGTTGTTGGAACAGGTTCGTTAATGGGTGCAAAATCACTTGAAGTTCAGAAACGAGTTGCAAAAAAATTAAATCTTTTTCCAGCAGAAGTGACCACACAAATAATTCCCAGAGAAAGATATGCAGAGTATGTCTTTGAATTAGCATTGATTGGTGCAACTCTAGAAAAAATTGCAGTTGAGATTAGAAATTTACAAAGAACTGAAATTGGAGAAGTTGCAGAGCAATTCAAGAAGGGTCAGATGGGAAGTAGTGCAGTCCCAGTAAAGAGAAATCCTATCAAAAGTGAAAGAGTTACTTCTTTATCAAAAATATTACGCAGTCAAGTGGCGATAACTTTTGAGAATATTCCGTTATGGCATGAACGTGATCTATCAAATTCAGCAAATGAGCGGTTTGTGCTTCCTACAGCAGCTATCCTTGTGGATGAAATGTTAGAAACCATGATCAAAATAATTTCAAACCTGATTGTAAATGAGAAAAGAATTGTAGAAAATCTTTATATCACAAAGGGCCAGATATTTGCAGAATTTGTGCTAGAGGCACTAATCAAGAAGGGAATTCCACGATTTGTTGCATACAAAGATGTTCAAAGAGTTGCATTTGAGGCAAACGACAAGGGAATTCAGTACATTGATGCAATTAAAAACGATAAAGCATTTACTTCAAATCTTACAGACAAAGAGATTGATTCAATATTTTCACCAGAGAAGCATCTTGGCGCATCACCTGTAATTATTAATAATGTAAAAAAATCTGTCCAAAAAACAGTTGCTAGATTTATTTGA
- a CDS encoding hypothetical protein (hypothetical protein Nmar_1469), which yields MATSPTILDSDFRYIDKKGNLLKTRTELTVAQMLSFLDQEYQYNHKITLKNGKLITVDFKTEKGLIEVIDNDDDITKYKRIKEDFPDEKVMAIGHAKYVAQIKELQDIVFYDKTPQTGSIFLEDASFSFDYAHILPLVEKCSILHGHTSSVMVELVGQMKDNLLVDFGIAKKIIKDVITEFDHKFFINRKYMKNEDDSHYQIKFDGPKGMFDIQVPKNTAYLLEGEATVENLSSEIIKLLAPKLPQNVEAVGVYIYEGYNKGSHIISNISR from the coding sequence ATGGCTACAAGTCCCACAATTCTAGATTCAGATTTTAGATATATCGATAAAAAAGGAAATCTACTCAAAACCAGAACAGAGTTAACAGTAGCTCAGATGCTTTCATTTCTAGACCAAGAATATCAGTACAATCACAAAATTACATTAAAAAATGGCAAATTGATTACAGTTGATTTTAAAACAGAAAAAGGCCTCATTGAAGTAATTGACAATGATGATGACATAACAAAATACAAGAGAATCAAAGAAGACTTTCCTGACGAAAAAGTGATGGCAATAGGTCATGCAAAATATGTCGCACAAATTAAAGAACTGCAAGACATTGTATTTTACGACAAGACACCACAGACAGGGTCCATATTTTTAGAAGATGCATCGTTTTCATTTGATTATGCACATATCTTACCACTGGTTGAAAAATGCTCTATCTTACACGGACATACATCATCAGTAATGGTAGAGCTTGTAGGACAAATGAAAGATAATTTGTTAGTAGATTTTGGAATAGCAAAAAAAATCATAAAAGATGTTATCACAGAATTTGATCATAAATTTTTCATTAATAGAAAATACATGAAAAATGAAGATGACTCTCATTATCAAATTAAATTTGATGGTCCTAAAGGAATGTTTGATATCCAAGTTCCAAAAAATACAGCATATCTATTAGAAGGAGAAGCTACTGTAGAAAATCTTTCAAGTGAAATAATCAAACTACTTGCTCCAAAATTACCTCAAAATGTAGAAGCTGTAGGCGTTTACATTTATGAAGGATATAACAAAGGATCTCATATTATTTCAAATATTTCAAGATAG
- a CDS encoding transcription coactivator/pterin dehydratase → MMRLSQADIEEELKNLPGWKIVNEKLHKEFQFESFNQAFGFMTRAAMEIEKMNHHPEWFNVYNKITIELTTHDAGGITKNDVNLAKILNSLV, encoded by the coding sequence ATGATGCGATTATCACAAGCAGATATTGAAGAAGAATTGAAAAATTTGCCTGGCTGGAAGATTGTGAATGAAAAACTACACAAAGAATTTCAGTTTGAGAGTTTTAACCAAGCATTTGGATTTATGACCAGAGCTGCAATGGAGATTGAAAAGATGAATCATCATCCAGAGTGGTTTAATGTATACAACAAAATTACTATAGAATTGACAACTCATGATGCAGGAGGCATCACAAAAAATGATGTCAATCTTGCTAAAATTCTAAATTCATTAGTATAG